The genomic stretch TACAAAAAGAGAGATGGGGTTGAGAGAATTAGAAATggggtagagaaaagaaaagccttaaTTTATTTGCCACTCACAGAATTAGTAGATGTTATATAGTATTTCCTTAACAGAGGAAATAGCTAGTTtcctgtagggaaaaaaaaatcaatgtaaatgCTAAACAGTTTCTTTGCTACTTAAATCAGTAAGGATTCACATCACAAATAAAAGTACAAAAGCAAAGGTATTTTAGTAACAGGTTGTGGGGGGAATACAGATTTGGGGCCCCTGAATCCTAATTTTCCTGCTTTGAAGaaaagttctttaaaattatgaagaagaaagaaaagatttttaaggGGAGGAGGTGATTATTATagcatcttttctttccccttcaggAGGTTTTCTTCAAAGGCAGGtctgtttggggagggggtgaTTCACAAGTCTGCATTTGAGGATATGAGACTGTGGCGAATGAGGAAGGGAGTAGGTGGCATAAAGTTGAAACTTCATGAAAATTCCATCGTCTATTGGCCGCGGCAATTTCACTTGTATAGTGAGTAGCCCTGTTCCAGCTCAGCCTGACCACACCCACTTGGAAAGTCCAGGGTGCAGTTCACAGTTTAAATGTCTACACACCAGAACAAAACGTACAACAACTGTTGCTCAATTGCTAGTCAAATATCTTCGCACTGGGGAATTCCACATGTTACTTAGGGAATTTTGTACTGGTGCATCTCAATAAAGAACTGAAAGTAAgcccaagaagaagaagaagaaaaaaaaaagccttatctTTGCTCTAGATTTTGCAAAGGGGAAATTTCAACAGAATGTACTCCTTGCCACACCTCGGCCTAGACACTAGGCTCTAGTGATCTTTTCTGTTCATTAGTTCAGCAAGTTGTTCAAAGCATGCACACTGAGGGCATACTGGCCCTGGATATGTATTTGACAGTTGTTTACAGTTTCACTGTTATTAGAATTTGATGGAATTTCAAAAACCTTCATTGCTTTAGTAAcagaataatgtaaaaaaaaaaaaaaaaaaaaaaaaaaccacatgcacttaatagctttttaaaaattaaaaatatgtaatacttTCCGAAGGAAGATAAAGAATTTACTAGTTTTATATTAAACAATGCCCCCAAATGTTTACTGTTTGGGGCATGAAAAGGAATGCAGTCTGGGACTGGATGTAGCTCACTAGTAGACCTCTTGTCTAGCATTcccgaggccctgggttcattgtcaagaactgaaaaaataaaagtacacacTGAAAGAAGACAGTTGAGAATTATGACTTTTATCCTGGAAAAGTCACAAATTAGTGGAAGAAATTTAGATTTGTCTTTTTCTCAAAATGCTAGCCTCAAacactgaattattttaaatgtcagcatctttttaacttttattttgtaattgCTTATTGATTGACTGACTACCtgattgagacagtttctcatgtAGTCCAAGTCAGTTCActctgtagctaaggatgaccttgaacttcttctgatcctcctgcttctgcctcccaaatgctacaattacaagcatgcacaatcatgcctgcctgctttttaatattttttttaacaagggcTTTACAATTGCTTACAAGCAGGCTCTCAAAATCCactggaggctggggcagggcctGCAGCAAGCTGCAGGCTATTTGGTACTGACAATCCTACTTTATGAGCCAGGGAAGGAAACTCCCAGGTCCCCAAAGCTAACGTGGAATGGCTAAGTCATTTACCACTGAGTCATAGCCAGACCAGCCCTATCTAGTAGGCCGAGCCACAGTAGCTTCCTGGTGTGTATGTTGCCCTGGATGTAAAACCTTCCTTAGAACTAGAAAATAGCAGTACAGGGCCTTAGCCATCAAGCTAAAGACGACTAGGAAGAAAGGACTGCGGAGTCCATAAACTGGTGCCCTCATCCTACAAAGTAGAAGAGACTTTCAGAAATGTTCCTAAAGCCTTTAGACCAGTTCAAGTTAGGGGCAGGGCCACTCAACACTGGAGGTCCTTTGGCCCCTCCTCTCTTTGTACCGTGCATTAAACAGAGgaacaaaaacagatttttttatgGAATATTATCAGCTGGCCCTTGATTAAGAATCAACCACACAGTCCCCAGCAGTGGGCTTAATTTACCCTGAAAACCTTCAAAGGACATTCACTCTGGGCTGCTTAACGTCGCTCCTCACAGCTCCCTTCTGTTCTCAGGTGATGGAAATTGCCTCATGCATGCAGCTTGTCAGTACATGTGGGGTGTTCAGGATACTGACTTAGTCCTGAGGAAGGCCCTCTGCAGCACCCTTAAGGAGACAGACACACGGAACTTTAAATTCCGCTGGCAGCTGGAGTCTCTGAAATCTCAGGAATTTGTGGAAACGGGACTTTGCTACGACACTCGGGTACGTTTTGCTCCTGTGCGACAGCCCAACGGTGGACAAAGGGTACTCAGGGCCAGTCCCTGTGCTCTGAGGAACATATGACTTTACTAGTCATATGAGTTGAGCTAAGCAGtgcacacacaaggaaaaaaatacaccaagaacCTTCTGCGGGGTTAACCCAGGCTTTAGCCACTCACTGCTCTCTGATGGTGGAGCAGCAGATTCCTGGGTGTGCACTTCTTTGTCTTGGCAGGTCTTCCAGCCTTTTCTTGAGCACATCCCTGACTTTCCTGGCTCCGGAGAGGCAGCCAGTCCAGGGAAGAGCTGGGAATGGTTCTGAAACAATGGAAAAAGAGCTTAAGTGTCATGAGGGggttttggtttgcttgctttAGAGCTAGgtatcatgtagctcaggctggccttgaacctgccatGTAGCCGACTATGACTCTGCTGTGTGGCTGAAGATGATCtttctgcccccacctccacagtgctaggattgcaggcacacACCGTGTGCTTTTATGTGGTTCTAGGAATCAACCCCAAGACTCCATGcacattaggcaagcactctcccaaccAAGCTATGCTTTGCACCCAagcccacccctacccacccccccagGAGATTTTCTGAAAGCAAATGCTGCCTGTAGCTCCCGTCAGCTTTGAGTTTGCCCTGCAGTAGAaaactgtaaagaaaagaaaatcaagactaGGAAGAGGACAAACATTTGACTGACCGTTGCAGTGAGGGAGAAGAACGAGTGGAGTTTCTTACGCGGACGGTTGCAGAGTGACCTCTGAGTGACTCGTTTATCCGTTCTCTTACCGGTCTCGTGTTCTCTCCCCTCAGAATTGGAATGAGGAGTGGGACACCTTGGTCAAAATGGCATCAGCAGACACACCTGCAGCCCGAAGTGGCCTTCAGTATAATTCCCTGGAAGAAATCCACATCTTTGTTCTCAGCAACATCCTCAGAAGACCCATCATTGTCATCTCAGGTGAGGTGCCTCGGAGGGTTTCTTGGTGATTCCCAGGCTTGTGATAGCTCTGGGGATAAGCCAGCGCTCCCGTGCAGCCCTCACCTAACAGCAGAGGAAACTTCACAAGAGTCACTAGGGTTCTTGTTTTCGCTTTCCCTTTTAATAGATAAAATGTTAAGAAGTTTGGAATCAGGATCCAATTTTGCTCCTTTGAAAATGGGTGGAATTTACCTGCCTCTCCACTGGCCTGCCCAGGAATGTTACAGATACCCCATCGTCCTTGGTTATGACAGCCAGCACTTCGTACCCTTGGTGACTCTGAAGGACAGTGGACCTGGTAAGAAAACATCAGTTTATACTCATAACCCTGTGGGATCTTGGCGTTCCAGGCCTTGCTCTTTTGTTTCCAGTTGAAATTGTCTCACTGAAGTTTGTCACTTTGTCGTCTGCTTAATTGTGGAGGATCATATCCCTTATGGGAAATGATTGGAACTAACATCATTTCAGATTTCAGAGTCTTACATGTTCCTGGATGTTTATATAGACCTTACATTTCAGAATCCCTAATCAGAAATCTAAATGCTCCCAAGTCCAGTCAGCTTTGTAGATTTGAGATTTTCAGATTAGAGTCATACACGTTGGCACAGTTATGCAAGACAATAAACATACTATTCCCCTGTCTTTTTGAGTGTGACTTAGGGAGTACTTCCAGCATGGTAAGCATAGGCTAGACAGTCATGTACGCACACTTCCACccatattattattactacatgACGAAATGAGGTCTCAGCATCATGTTTGTCGGGTTATAATGCATAATAATCATCATGCTAAGCGCTCTAGGCAACATTCTTTCCTTTCGTTCTCATGGCATCCCTGTGAGGTACTGGCATGAGCTGTCTTATTTTATTGATGAGGCCATGGACTCAGAAGGGTTAAATGACATGCTTAGCTCGGCACTGACTCAGGTCAGACTGGGAGGCATGAAAACTTAAGCAGTGCAGATCTGCTGTCTCCCTTTCATGGTGACAGAATAAGCTTAGGTGACCATCAACAGGTGGATGGATGAAGAAACAGTGATATGTATAtacaatggagttttattcagccatgaggaaaaagaaaaatgtgtcattcacagaaaataaaaagatggagcaggagataATCATATTAAAACAGACTTAGAAAAACAACACGTTTTGTCTCATGTATGGAATCTAGAAACTTTTTGAGGGGTGCAGGGTTAAGGACATGAGAGTAGAAGACAGGTGATTTTGAAAGAGGAGgcacagcaggaagagaaggaTGAGAGGGCAGTGAAGCTCAGCTACAATCAAAGCACATTTATATTTGTGtgcacaaaagaaaatacaggccatgtgtggtggcgcacgccagtaatcccagcactcagggaggcagacacaagtggatctctatgagttcgaagccatcctggtctacaaagcaagtccagaacagccaggactacacagagaaaccctgtctcaaaaaaacaaaaagcaagcaagcaagcaaacaaaaagagagagagaaagaaaaagaaaaaaaaataacagaatctTTGTATTCTAAGCAAAAACTAAAAtcacttctcagccttttggctacaataaatatacaaaaattacaaatgaaatCCCTGATTAAAAACATTCTGCTAGTGCTAGATCCCTTAGTATTCTTTAAGCTCCCTGGAAACAAAGTCTTTCATGCTAGAGTTTACCACAGTTCATTTTCTTGCTTGGGCTTAAGTGTGACTGGGTGatacttttctcttctttatatgccttttgcattttaaatttcaatcATTATATGACCTTGTCTGCAACACCATTTAGTAGGATAAAGTTTTACTTatgcactgctttttttttttttttactcccctCAGAAATCCGAGCTGTTCCACTTGTTAACAGAGACCGGGGACGATTTGAAGACTTAAAGGTTCACTTTTTGACAGATCCTGAAAATGAGATGAAGGAAAAGCTCCTGAAGGAGTACTTGATAGTGATGGAAATCCCTGTGCAAGGCTGGGACCACGGCACCACTCACATGATCAATGCTGCAAAGTAAGCGGTGGTGCCCTTTGATTGGCCTTCTTGACCCAAGAATGTGACAGAAGTGTACTGGGCATGTTGTGTCGTCAGCCTGCATTTGGTGTTGGTTGTGGCGTTATTGCCGTGGACTACACTCTGGAAGTGTGTTCTAGGAGCTAGTGACGTAACGGTCTTGTGTTGTTTTGGGGGTCGCCACTTATTTTCCTGTTTGCTCTTTAGGTTGGATGAAGCTAACTTACCCAAAGAAATAAACCTGGTAGATGATTACTTTGAACTTGTTCAGCATGAATACAAGAAATGGCAGGAAAACAAGGAGCAGAGCAGGAGAGGGGCACATGCACAGAACCCTTTGGAGCCTTCCACACCCCAGCTGTCACTCATGGATATAAAATGTGAGACACCCAACTGTCCTTTCTTCATGTCCGTGAACACTCAGCCTTTATGCCATGAATGCTCAGAGAGGCACAAAAAGAACCAGAGCAAACTCCCAAAGCTGAACTCAAAGCTGGGCCCTGAAGGACTCCCCGGCATGGGACTTGGTGCCTCAGCCTGGAGCCCTGAGGAAACAGCTGGAGGACCTCATTCAGCCCCACCCACGGCGCCCAGCCTGTTCCTCTTCAGTGAGACCACTGCTATGAAGTGCAGGAGCCCTGGGTGCCCCTTCACGTTGAACGCGCAGCATAATGGATTCTGTGAACGTTGCCATAATGCCCGGCAGCTGAATGCCAGCCACACTGCAGATCCTGGTAAGTGCCAAGCCTGCCTTCAGGATGTCACTCGGACATTCAATGGCATCTGCAGTGCGTGTTTCAAAAGGACTACAGCAGAGCCCTTCTCCAGCCTCACTTCCAgtgtccctccctcctgtcaCCAACGCTCCAAGTCTGACCCCTCACAACTTATCCAAAGTCTCACCCAACACTCTTGCCACCGACCTGGAAATGATGTCCCCTCTGGCTGCCTTTCCCAGGCAGCACGAACTCCGGGAGACAAAGCGGGCACAAACAAGTGCAGAAAACCTGGCTGCATGTACTTTGGGACTCCAGAAAACAAGGGCTTTTGCACACTGTGTTTCATTgaatacagagaaaacaaaggtgAGTGAATCATGGACTGCAGCAGCGACTGCCTAGAAAGGGCCTTGAATGTCGAGACAGTAGCCCGCCTCAGCAGTCAGAGCAATTATATCTCACCTCACCTTTCCATTGGTTTGTGGTTGGGGACAGTCATTGTTGTTCCACTGTCGTCCCTGGAAGCAGTGGACACCATCTCATTACTGCAGTCCTAGTTACCATGTACCCTACATCAAAGTACCCTATAGAAATGATTCATACAAGCTCAAACGGAACTCgttatgtagccaggctggcctcagagtcctGTCAGTCTATCTTCCTCTGTCCCCTGAATGCTAGGGTTTTACGCATGTGCTGCTACACCAGACTATGGACTGGTTTAAATAAGGCTATTGAGAACCATGCATGTATGGTTCAGACTTCAGCAACTTTGCTGAGATGGTCTAAATAGGGCTAGCAAGAGACAGGAAGTATTTACTGATACCAGGTAAACATTCGTAGTATTGAAAGCTCTAATTCAAAGAGCTGGTGGACGGTGTATGCCTTAATGCctactgttttgttcttttatggaTTGGTGATTCATGCTCAAAGCCAAAGATGCTCTCTGTGACTGTGGCCCCAAGTGCACTTTTAAGGCTGTTCTCACCTATGCTGAGACCCCATTTCTTCTCTAgcattgtgtctgtctgtctgggcatGGTAATCTAGATGTGATACTGAATAGCATCCACTCTTTTGTAGAGTTTGTCACTGCCTCCGGAAAAGCCAGTTCCACAGCCCCCAGGTTCCAGAACAGCACCCCGTGCCTGGGCAGGGAGTGCGGCACCCTCGGAAGCACCATGTTTGAAGGGTACTGTCAGAAGTGTTTCATCGAAGCTCAGAACCAGAGGTTTCATGAAGCAAAAAGGACTGAAGAGCAGCTGGTAAGACATTTGTGGAGCTTGCCTCCTCTGGTGTCAGGTCCTGCATCTGCGACAGATAGGCTGTCTCCTTATGACAAAGGGCCCCTTTtaaatccagagggtcctagaaacctacaagaagaacattatgacaggtggatctgggctcagaggtcctgctcaaactatgggaccagccaaggacaatatagaaagtaaacttcgaacccctacccagatctagccaatggacaggacattctccacagttgagtggagagtggggactgactttcacatgaactctggggccccattttttaccacgtccccttgatgggaaggcctgctggcactcagaggaaggatagcaggctaccaagaagagacttgataccctatgagcatatacagggggaggaggtccccctcagtcacagatataggggaggggagtagggggaaagcgggagggagggaggaatgggaggatacaagggatgggctaaaaatttagatgtaatatgaataaattaataaaatatttttttaaaacgttTGCTGGGAGAGAACCTGGAAAAACCAGCCACATTTCATTGACTCCTAAAGTAGACAAACTGCATAGCCTAAGTACACTTAGAATTTATTCTGAAAGGTAATAAAGTCAGCCATAGTGCCAAACCTCTGCAAGCACCTCAGACGCCACGGGCGATCCGGAACATACTAGATTTGGATGAGAAACTGACTTCTCAAACAATCATTTTTCCTGAACATCCCAGATGCTTCCATTTACTGCCaaatcaggaaaaaacaaaacaaaactgctttgGGCAGGACCAGGTTCTCAGCTTCTGCTGGGATTGTTGGGGGGAACTTTTGGTACTCAGTTGTACACATCTTTCACTCAGGCAGGTCAAGCCTTCTGTAGAATCCATAGTGTTATTTGAAATCCCCCTCTGGTCTCCTAAGAGATGTTatacctttctctctctgttcttcccatTCAGAGATCAAGCCAGCGCAGAGACATGCCTCGAAACACACAGGGAGCCTCAAGGCCCAAGTGTGCCCGGGCTTCCTGTAAGAACATCCTAGCCTGTCGAAGTGAAGAGCTCTGCATGGAGTGCCAGCACCTGAGCCAGCGAGTGGGATCTGTAGCCCACCGGGGTGAACCCACTCCTGAGGAACCCCCTAAACAGCGCTGCCGGGCCCCTGCCTGCGATCACTTCGGCAATGCCAAGTGTAACGGCTACTGCAACGAGTGCTTCCAGTTCAAGCAGATGTACGGCTAAGTGCGAGCAAGTAGACTGGCCCAGCAAGAATGGTCCTCATACTGCCAGCCGGAGTGGTGCTGTATCCAGACCCCAGAGTGCCACAGGAAGGGTGTGGGCTCTGGGACAGGGGCTTCAAGTGTCTTTGAGCAAAGGAGGCAAGATAAGCTCTTCCTTCatcatggctgtgagccatcaggtTAGTAACCAAGACTATGGCCAGGTGGGCTGAGAGTAGACCTCGTGACCGGCAGTACATGATGTCAGGTTCAGCCTGATGCTGTTGCTGCTCATCTaccaggaggctggggagatcTTCAGACACAGAATGCATGCTAGGACCGGTAGCAGTTCCTGTGCCTACCTgctcagaaacaggaaaaagacaCATGGGAAGGTGGCTTGGAGCCTGGAACCATCTTACTGCCAGCCCCTGAAAACTTTTCTCAGAGAGCCAAAGCTGACTCCTCAGATCACCAAGGCCCTCCTCCGCAAGATGCCGGAGGAAGCTCAGGGAAAGTGGATGTCGGCAGAGCAGTGGGCTTCCCTACCTGCCTACTCAGTTCCCAAGGTTCTGCAGGAGAGAACCGCGCACAGACTGTGATCTTGAGACTGCTGAAGTGGAACATGTTCACAAGGAGACAAAACAAGCTGCTCTTGACTGCCTGCACCTTCTAGATAGCAGGACATCTTAGTGGAAAGGCATGCCACCATTGGTCATCATTGTCTTTTGTTCCAAAGAGACTAGTTTGAACTGAAATGTGCATCagagtgtgtacatatgtaacaTACCCTTATGTTATgtatgagggattttttttttgaacattgaAATGGTGCCCTGGAGGGTGggaaaactaaataataataataataataataataataataataataataataataataataaccgaTTTTCTGGTTGTTGTCAGGTTCCCTTGTGTCTACAGCTTGTTATATGTGACTTCAACAAGCTACCTTCTTAAAGGGAGCCCCCATTCGACTTTATTTATTATGAACTCCAATGTTATTTAAATGAAGATTTCCTTCTGCAGTATTCTCTTGGAATAACAAATTTGCTTTCCACCATATTCTGGGAACCTGGCAAGTTCCTGGCCACAGGGTGTGGTGGGGCTGTTGTCTGCTCTCTACTTGTTGCCTCCCTAGGAAAGAAGGGGTTGCTTTCTGAATAAAGCCTGTAGAACCTGATGCTTCTTATGACTCCCCAGCTGTACAAGAAGAAACTTTTGTAGATGCTTCTAAGTATCCTACCTCTTTGAAGAAAAGATAGTGATGGAGTGAACGTGACAGTGTGTGGCAGGGGCCACATAAATATGTGGCCTTTCGTGACATTTGCTTACTATGTAAATGCTGTACCCCTGGGGTACTGGATAGGAACCCTAACCTTGGGACAGCAAAGCCAGTAGCCATGGGGATGAGGAGGTTTCTGTCATTGGCTTGCAGCTTCTCTGTGTGCTTTAGACTTGTGTTAGGAAGGAAATGCATTTCTGTGGAGGTAAAGGCTGATATCCTGGGGTCTAACCCAGCACCTCaagatgtgtgtggtgtataaTCTACACAGCCTTTTCTCTTAATATCTCACATATATCTTTTCCTGACATACGTCTTTGTCCCTCTTTTCCAAAGATGTCAAATACAATGCAGTGTTTTCATCTAGTTCTTTTAAGTAAATAGGCTAATATTTTGTATCTATTGATATTTTCATTCTTAATGtgaaaccatgaaattatttataCGTATTATAGAAAGTATGTGAAATTTGCACATTTAGTTGTCTTTAAAAGGATGggatctacttttttttttttttttttttatttcttcagattgCCTTAAAGAACTGTAACTTCACAAAAgtcaatattaaaaagaaataagttattTAAGAACAAATTCTGATGTTTTCTATTGATGAGTGAGTGTTGGAAGAAGATGGGCTCAAATGTGAAGACTTTGATGTGTACTGGGCTATGGGTGTACCTCTTACctatagaaagaaagatagcttCTGAAAAAT from Acomys russatus chromosome 21, mAcoRus1.1, whole genome shotgun sequence encodes the following:
- the Tnfaip3 gene encoding tumor necrosis factor alpha-induced protein 3 isoform X1, whose protein sequence is MTRSNTGVSCRQVYGSSVKGRLTEWASPLPLQALSRTMAEQLLPQALYLSNMRKAVKIRERTPEDIFKPTNGIIHHFKSMHRYTLEMFRTCQFCPQFRETIHKALIDRSIQASLESQKKLNWCREVRKLVALKTNGDGNCLMHAACQYMWGVQDTDLVLRKALCSTLKETDTRNFKFRWQLESLKSQEFVETGLCYDTRNWNEEWDTLVKMASADTPAARSGLQYNSLEEIHIFVLSNILRRPIIVISDKMLRSLESGSNFAPLKMGGIYLPLHWPAQECYRYPIVLGYDSQHFVPLVTLKDSGPEIRAVPLVNRDRGRFEDLKVHFLTDPENEMKEKLLKEYLIVMEIPVQGWDHGTTHMINAAKLDEANLPKEINLVDDYFELVQHEYKKWQENKEQSRRGAHAQNPLEPSTPQLSLMDIKCETPNCPFFMSVNTQPLCHECSERHKKNQSKLPKLNSKLGPEGLPGMGLGASAWSPEETAGGPHSAPPTAPSLFLFSETTAMKCRSPGCPFTLNAQHNGFCERCHNARQLNASHTADPGKCQACLQDVTRTFNGICSACFKRTTAEPFSSLTSSVPPSCHQRSKSDPSQLIQSLTQHSCHRPGNDVPSGCLSQAARTPGDKAGTNKCRKPGCMYFGTPENKGFCTLCFIEYRENKEFVTASGKASSTAPRFQNSTPCLGRECGTLGSTMFEGYCQKCFIEAQNQRFHEAKRTEEQLRSSQRRDMPRNTQGASRPKCARASCKNILACRSEELCMECQHLSQRVGSVAHRGEPTPEEPPKQRCRAPACDHFGNAKCNGYCNECFQFKQMYG
- the Tnfaip3 gene encoding tumor necrosis factor alpha-induced protein 3 isoform X2 encodes the protein MAEQLLPQALYLSNMRKAVKIRERTPEDIFKPTNGIIHHFKSMHRYTLEMFRTCQFCPQFRETIHKALIDRSIQASLESQKKLNWCREVRKLVALKTNGDGNCLMHAACQYMWGVQDTDLVLRKALCSTLKETDTRNFKFRWQLESLKSQEFVETGLCYDTRNWNEEWDTLVKMASADTPAARSGLQYNSLEEIHIFVLSNILRRPIIVISDKMLRSLESGSNFAPLKMGGIYLPLHWPAQECYRYPIVLGYDSQHFVPLVTLKDSGPEIRAVPLVNRDRGRFEDLKVHFLTDPENEMKEKLLKEYLIVMEIPVQGWDHGTTHMINAAKLDEANLPKEINLVDDYFELVQHEYKKWQENKEQSRRGAHAQNPLEPSTPQLSLMDIKCETPNCPFFMSVNTQPLCHECSERHKKNQSKLPKLNSKLGPEGLPGMGLGASAWSPEETAGGPHSAPPTAPSLFLFSETTAMKCRSPGCPFTLNAQHNGFCERCHNARQLNASHTADPGKCQACLQDVTRTFNGICSACFKRTTAEPFSSLTSSVPPSCHQRSKSDPSQLIQSLTQHSCHRPGNDVPSGCLSQAARTPGDKAGTNKCRKPGCMYFGTPENKGFCTLCFIEYRENKEFVTASGKASSTAPRFQNSTPCLGRECGTLGSTMFEGYCQKCFIEAQNQRFHEAKRTEEQLRSSQRRDMPRNTQGASRPKCARASCKNILACRSEELCMECQHLSQRVGSVAHRGEPTPEEPPKQRCRAPACDHFGNAKCNGYCNECFQFKQMYG